The region AACCCATTCTTGTTCAAGTATTCCCTCACGGCCTGAACGAATCTGTGCCGGGTCAGCATGTTTCGCTGCATTTTGGGACGTCTTAGATCGAGATACCTGTAACGAAGATGCATCTCTTCGGAAGACTCTTCATCGATATTTATGTAAATCGGCGGCACTTCAGCGTCCGAGAGAAGCTCCATTTCAGAAGCGACAATCTCAATCTCTCCTGTGGGCAGTCTCCGATTTATCGCATCGTCCGGCCTCTCTCTTACCGATCCGGTTACCGTGATGCAAAACTCGTTTCCAAGTTTAAGGGCCTGGCTGTAAAGCTCCTCTTCTTGAGGATCAAAGACAACCTGGGTAATACCATATCTATCTCTAACCTGAATGAACTTTATTCCACCAAGATCCCTTATACGGTCAACCCAGCCATTAATAGTCACTGTCTTGCCCGTGTCGGAAGCCCTCAATTCGCCACATGTGTGCGTTCTCTTCTTCAACTCCAACACCTCCCACAGAGATAATATTACCACGCCAATTTCTAGGATGGAATCTCGATTTGTGGTAGAATCATTTAGAATATTTCCTTCGGGGAGGTGTAGGAATTGAAAATGAAACTTTTACTTGCCTCACTGCTTATTCTCGGTCTGGCACTCACTTCAGCAGTAGCTGCCGTTAATTATGTTGACGTCAGTTCAAATCACTGGGCGTACGACGCGGTGATGAAACTATCTGACCTGGGTATTTTGACGGGAATTGTACAGGCTGATGGCAGGACTTACTTCAACGGTAACGATCCTCTGACAAGATATCAAACAGCTGTGATGCTCAAGAAGACTTTGGATTACGTAGAACTGAATTTCGCAATGCAAGGAACTGTACCGCAAGTTGGCGCGGTAGACGGAACTGTAATGTCGCGGCTTGAAGCTCTCGAGCTTGCATTGACAGATTCCACCGGTAGACTTATCGACACCATGGATCTTCAACTGAGAATAACGGCTCTGGAAAACAGAATCGCTTCACTTGGCATCTCGACCAACGGAAGCGTATCTCAGAGTACCGTAGAATCTCTTAGACAGCAAATCATGAAATTTGTCGAAGATCTTTCCCTCACGACAAAGAAACTCGACACTCTTGCCGGCGACGTCCAGAATGTTCAGAATAGCATGTCGAGTCTTTCTGTCATGGAATCGAAGGTAAACGACGCAGTCAGGAGAGTCGACACGTTGAGCGGAAACATCAGTACAATACAGAGCTCTCTCTCCTCTAATGTAAGAGCGCTCTCTACTCTGGATTCCACTGTAAGGTCACTATCCAACTCTCTCAGCGACTATGACGCGAAGCTCAGCACAATAACAAACAGAGCTTCCACAAACGCGATGGAGATCGCATCAATCAAAGAGGCGATGACAACAATGTCCGGCGACGTCTTGAGTGTGAGAGATCTTCAGAATAAGATAGCTTCTCTCGAGATCCAGATTGCTAATGTGAAACTCCCGGCTGAAGCGACCAGCAAGCTAGACGAGCTTTCGGCGAGAGTTAACACGATTGCTTCGGACTACGCGAAGATCGGAGAGCTGCAGAATTATGTCACGAAGACTGATCTAAAGGCCAATCTTAACCTTTATGCGGGCATAGATGAACTTGCTAAAGTCAAGAACAGCAACGAAGTACTCATAAAGGACATTGAGACCCTCAGGAAGGACTTATCATCCGAAACGGGAATCATCAAGGGCGACATAGGAAATCTGCAGAGAAGCATCAATGCAATAAACGAGATTGTGACTATTCATGAGAACGAGCTTGCTTCTGTGAAGTCCTCTGTAAGCACGGTGTCTTCCCTCAGAAGCGATCTGACCGCGCTGAATTCTAAGTTCAACGCTCTCACAGACCAGCAAGCAAAGGATTTCACAGCCAATCAGGCAAGTCTTGCAGATCTCGAGGCTCGAATGAATGAGAGCATGGATATGCTCAACGCCTCAGTCGAAGCAAGTCTTTCCAAAATTTCGCTTGGAATGGATACTGTGAATACGCAGCTTGGCAAGAATGAAAGCGAAATCAAAGCGCTCAAGACGAGAACGGATTCACTGGAATCAAGGCTGAACACTACGGTTGTCAATCTTGAAAGATACCTCAAGATCGCTGATCTTGAAACTCAGCCCGTGATCGTCAATCTCTCTGATAGAGTTGCCGAGATAAACACCGCGACAATCGATGCGGCCACGAAGCAGGATGTTGAGGCTCTTCAGAAGAAGACTTCACCCTGGTTAATACTCTCTACGGTAAGTTCGCTTGCTGCGCTGGGTATCTCTATCTGGGTTCTTATTGCCTCAGGCATAATATAGTAGAAGAGCTATCGTAATGATTAACCCGGGGTTTAGCCCCGGGTTTTTGCTATAATTGAAGCTGACGAGTTGTTGCTGGAGGTGCTTGATGAAAGTCGCAGAAATTTCTTCACTTGGAAAACTTGTAAATGAGCGTGTTCAGATTAGGGGTTGGATTAGGAGAAAGAGATCTAGTGGAAAGATTCAGTTTCTTTTTCTCAGGGATGGTTCGGGCTTCGTTCAGGCGATCGTTGAGAAATCAAGCGTCCCTGCAAACGTGTTTCAAGAAACGTCCTCATTGAAGATGGAATCGAGTCTGATAGTTACCGGACTCGTTAAGGCGGAGGAGAGAGCACCGGGCGGCGTGGAATTGCTGGTGGAGGATCTGCAGATTGTTCAGATTCCGGAGAAGGACTTTCCAATCAACAAACCCGATCATTCAATCGACTTCCTTATGGACAACAGACACCTGTGGCTAAGAACGCAGCGGCAGACGCATGTCCTGAAGATCCGACACGAGATTGTTAGAGCAGTCAGAGAGTTCTACAATGACCGCGGCTTTATCCTCATTGATACACCTATCTTTACCGGTTCTATTGGAGAGAGCGCGGGAAATACCTTTGAAATCGATTACTTCGATTATGGAAAGGCATATCTGGCTCAGACTGGGCAGCTCTATCTCGAAGCTGCAGCCATGGCTCTCGGAAAGGTGTACAACCTTGGCCCCACTTTCAGGGCAGAGAAATCGAAGACCAGAAGGCACCTTATCGAGTTCTGGATGAACGAAGCCGAGGTTGCTTATTACGGGCACGACGACAATATCAAGCTGCAGGAAGACCTGGTAGCTTTCGTGGTCAAAAAGACACTTGAGAGAGCCGGAGAGGATCTCGAATCTATCGGAAGAGATACATCGAAACTGGAGAAGATCGAGACTCCATTCCCAAGGATAACTTATGACGAAGCAGTGAAACTTCTTCAAAAGAAGGGATTCGAGATAAATTGGGGAGACGACATTGGCGGGGATGAAGAAACTGCGATTGCAAACGAATTCGACAAGCCGGTCGTTGTGGAACGTTATCCGAGAATGATGAAGGCCTTCTACATGCAGCCCGATCCCGAAAGACCCGATGTTGTTCTTTGTGACGACATGCTTGCTCCCGAGGGCTATGGAGAGA is a window of Mesotoga infera DNA encoding:
- a CDS encoding S-layer protein, whose translation is MKMKLLLASLLILGLALTSAVAAVNYVDVSSNHWAYDAVMKLSDLGILTGIVQADGRTYFNGNDPLTRYQTAVMLKKTLDYVELNFAMQGTVPQVGAVDGTVMSRLEALELALTDSTGRLIDTMDLQLRITALENRIASLGISTNGSVSQSTVESLRQQIMKFVEDLSLTTKKLDTLAGDVQNVQNSMSSLSVMESKVNDAVRRVDTLSGNISTIQSSLSSNVRALSTLDSTVRSLSNSLSDYDAKLSTITNRASTNAMEIASIKEAMTTMSGDVLSVRDLQNKIASLEIQIANVKLPAEATSKLDELSARVNTIASDYAKIGELQNYVTKTDLKANLNLYAGIDELAKVKNSNEVLIKDIETLRKDLSSETGIIKGDIGNLQRSINAINEIVTIHENELASVKSSVSTVSSLRSDLTALNSKFNALTDQQAKDFTANQASLADLEARMNESMDMLNASVEASLSKISLGMDTVNTQLGKNESEIKALKTRTDSLESRLNTTVVNLERYLKIADLETQPVIVNLSDRVAEINTATIDAATKQDVEALQKKTSPWLILSTVSSLAALGISIWVLIASGII
- a CDS encoding Asp-tRNA(Asn)/Glu-tRNA(Gln) amidotransferase GatCAB subunit C, producing MKKRTHTCGELRASDTGKTVTINGWVDRIRDLGGIKFIQVRDRYGITQVVFDPQEEELYSQALKLGNEFCITVTGSVRERPDDAINRRLPTGEIEIVASEMELLSDAEVPPIYINIDEESSEEMHLRYRYLDLRRPKMQRNMLTRHRFVQAVREYLNKNG
- a CDS encoding asparagine--tRNA ligase, whose amino-acid sequence is MKVAEISSLGKLVNERVQIRGWIRRKRSSGKIQFLFLRDGSGFVQAIVEKSSVPANVFQETSSLKMESSLIVTGLVKAEERAPGGVELLVEDLQIVQIPEKDFPINKPDHSIDFLMDNRHLWLRTQRQTHVLKIRHEIVRAVREFYNDRGFILIDTPIFTGSIGESAGNTFEIDYFDYGKAYLAQTGQLYLEAAAMALGKVYNLGPTFRAEKSKTRRHLIEFWMNEAEVAYYGHDDNIKLQEDLVAFVVKKTLERAGEDLESIGRDTSKLEKIETPFPRITYDEAVKLLQKKGFEINWGDDIGGDEETAIANEFDKPVVVERYPRMMKAFYMQPDPERPDVVLCDDMLAPEGYGEIIGASERIHDRDMLIKRIEEYGLDVSSYDWYLELRDYGSVPHSGFGMGIERIVAWIAGLEHIREAIPFARTLYRIHP